One window of the Pseudokineococcus lusitanus genome contains the following:
- the uvrA gene encoding excinuclease ABC subunit UvrA, which produces MQPELIVRGAREHNLRDVSLDLPRDAMVVFTGLSGSGKSSLAFDTIFAEGQRRYVESLSAYARQFLGQMDKPDVDFIEGLSPAVSIDQKSTSRNPRSTVGTITEVYDYLRLLWARAGQPHCPVCGEAIGRQTPQQVVDRLLEMPEGTRFLVLAPVVRGRKGEFVELFADLQTKGFSRARVDGEVVSLATPPQLDKKFKHDIEVVVDRLVVREGVQRRLTDSVETALGLAEGVLLVDLVDAAEGEQRERRFSEKLACPNEHPLQLDEVEPRTFSFNAPYGACPECSGIGTRLEVDPDLLVPDDELTLAEGAIAPWATAAGSAEYFQRVMRGLADQLGFSMDVPWRGLPERARTALLEGHEHEVHVRYKNRFGRERAYSTGFEGVVPFVRRRHAETDSDWSRERYEGYMRETPCPVCKGTRLRPEVLAVTVGGRSIAEVCALPVDEAAQFLRELELGARERQIAAAVLKEINARLGFLLDVGLDYLSLDRAAGTLSGGEAQRIRLATQIGSGLVGVLYVLDEPSIGLHQRDNRRLIDTLTRLRDLGNTLIVVEHDEDTIRASDWVVDVGPGAGEHGGHVVHSGPVQGLLDHPTSVTGAYLSGRQTVPVPTTRRKRDKERQVVVKGARQNNLRGVDVAFPLGCFVAVTGVSGSGKSTLVNDILYTVLANKLNGARRVPGRHRTVTGLDHLDKVVHVDQSPIGRTPRSNPATYTGVWDHVRKLFATTTEAKVRGYQPGRFSFNVKGGRCENCQGDGTIKIEMNFLPDVYVPCEVCQGARYNRETLEVHFKGKTVADVLDMPISEAVDFFAAVPAIARHLRTLVDVGLGYVRLGQSAPTLSGGEAQRVKLASELQKRSSGRTVYVLDEPTTGLHFEDVRKLLGVLQGLVDKGNTVLVIEHNLDVVKSADWVVDMGPEGGGGGGKVVAEGTPEQVARVAASHTGRFLAASLGLPAASTDGPAAPPRRRVATPA; this is translated from the coding sequence GTGCAGCCTGAGCTCATCGTCCGTGGCGCGCGCGAGCACAACCTGCGCGACGTGTCCCTCGACCTGCCGCGCGACGCGATGGTCGTCTTCACCGGCCTCTCGGGCTCGGGCAAGTCGTCGCTCGCGTTCGACACGATCTTCGCCGAGGGGCAGCGCCGGTACGTCGAGTCGCTCTCCGCCTACGCGCGCCAGTTCCTCGGGCAGATGGACAAGCCCGACGTCGACTTCATCGAGGGCCTGTCCCCGGCGGTGTCGATCGACCAGAAGTCGACGAGCCGCAACCCGCGCTCGACCGTCGGCACCATCACCGAGGTCTACGACTACCTGCGGCTGCTGTGGGCCCGCGCCGGCCAGCCGCACTGCCCGGTCTGCGGCGAGGCCATCGGCCGCCAGACGCCGCAGCAGGTCGTCGACCGTCTGCTCGAGATGCCCGAGGGCACCCGCTTCCTCGTCCTCGCGCCGGTCGTCCGCGGCCGCAAGGGCGAGTTCGTCGAGCTCTTCGCGGACCTGCAGACCAAGGGCTTCTCCCGCGCCCGGGTCGACGGCGAGGTGGTCTCCCTGGCCACGCCGCCGCAGCTCGACAAGAAGTTCAAGCACGACATCGAGGTCGTCGTCGACCGCCTCGTCGTCCGCGAGGGCGTGCAGCGCCGGCTGACCGACTCCGTCGAGACGGCCCTGGGGCTCGCCGAGGGGGTCCTGCTCGTGGACCTCGTCGACGCCGCGGAGGGCGAGCAGCGCGAGCGCCGCTTCTCCGAGAAGCTGGCGTGCCCCAACGAGCACCCGCTGCAGCTCGACGAGGTCGAGCCGCGCACCTTCTCCTTCAACGCCCCCTACGGCGCCTGCCCCGAGTGCTCCGGCATCGGCACCCGGCTCGAGGTCGACCCGGACCTGCTCGTGCCCGACGACGAGCTGACCCTCGCCGAGGGCGCCATCGCGCCGTGGGCCACCGCGGCGGGCTCGGCGGAGTACTTCCAGCGCGTCATGCGGGGCCTCGCCGACCAGCTCGGCTTCTCCATGGACGTCCCGTGGCGCGGCCTCCCCGAGCGCGCCCGCACGGCCCTGCTCGAGGGCCACGAGCACGAGGTGCACGTCCGCTACAAGAACCGCTTCGGCCGCGAGCGGGCGTACTCCACGGGCTTCGAGGGCGTCGTCCCCTTCGTCCGGCGCCGGCACGCCGAGACCGACTCGGACTGGTCGCGGGAGCGCTACGAGGGCTACATGCGGGAGACGCCCTGCCCCGTCTGCAAGGGGACGCGCCTGCGCCCCGAGGTCCTCGCCGTCACCGTCGGCGGACGGTCCATCGCCGAGGTCTGCGCGCTGCCGGTCGACGAGGCGGCGCAGTTCCTGCGCGAGCTCGAGCTGGGCGCGCGCGAGCGCCAGATCGCCGCGGCGGTGCTCAAGGAGATCAACGCCCGCCTCGGCTTCCTCCTCGACGTCGGGCTCGACTACCTCTCCCTCGACCGGGCGGCCGGGACGCTGTCCGGCGGCGAGGCGCAGCGCATCCGGCTCGCCACGCAGATCGGGTCGGGCCTCGTCGGCGTCCTCTACGTGCTCGACGAGCCGAGCATCGGGCTGCACCAGCGCGACAACCGCCGGCTCATCGACACGCTGACGCGGCTGCGCGACCTCGGCAACACCCTCATCGTCGTCGAGCACGACGAGGACACGATCCGGGCGAGCGACTGGGTCGTCGACGTCGGCCCCGGCGCGGGGGAGCACGGCGGGCACGTCGTCCACTCCGGCCCCGTCCAGGGGCTGCTCGACCACCCGACCTCGGTGACCGGCGCCTACCTGTCCGGGCGCCAGACCGTCCCGGTGCCCACCACGCGCCGCAAGCGCGACAAGGAGCGCCAGGTCGTCGTCAAGGGCGCCCGGCAGAACAACCTGCGGGGCGTCGACGTCGCCTTCCCGCTGGGCTGCTTCGTCGCCGTCACCGGCGTCTCTGGCTCGGGCAAGTCGACGCTCGTCAACGACATCCTCTACACCGTCCTCGCCAACAAGCTCAACGGCGCGCGTCGCGTCCCGGGCCGTCACCGCACGGTCACGGGGCTCGACCACCTCGACAAGGTCGTCCACGTCGACCAGAGCCCCATCGGCCGCACGCCCCGCTCGAACCCGGCCACGTACACGGGCGTGTGGGACCACGTGCGCAAGCTCTTCGCCACGACGACCGAGGCGAAGGTCCGCGGCTACCAGCCCGGCCGCTTCTCCTTCAACGTCAAGGGCGGCCGCTGCGAGAACTGCCAGGGCGACGGCACGATCAAGATCGAGATGAACTTCCTGCCGGACGTCTACGTGCCGTGCGAGGTGTGCCAGGGCGCCCGCTACAACCGCGAGACGCTCGAGGTGCACTTCAAGGGCAAGACCGTCGCGGACGTCCTCGACATGCCGATCTCCGAGGCGGTCGACTTCTTCGCGGCGGTGCCGGCCATCGCGCGGCACCTGCGGACGCTCGTCGACGTCGGCCTCGGCTACGTGCGGCTGGGGCAGAGCGCCCCGACGCTGTCGGGCGGCGAGGCCCAGCGCGTCAAGCTGGCCTCGGAGCTGCAGAAGCGGTCCTCCGGCCGGACGGTCTACGTCCTCGACGAGCCGACCACCGGCCTGCACTTCGAGGACGTCCGCAAGCTGCTCGGGGTCCTCCAGGGGCTCGTGGACAAGGGCAACACCGTCCTCGTCATCGAGCACAACCTCGACGTCGTCAAGAGCGCCGACTGGGTCGTCGACATGGGGCCCGAGGGCGGCGGCGGGGGCGGCAAGGTCGTGGCCGAGGGCACGCCCGAGCAGGTCGCGCGCGTGGCGGCCAGCCACACGGGCCGCTTCCTCGCCGCGTCGCTCGGGCTGCCGGCCGCGTCGACGGACGGCCCCGCGGCACCGCCGCGCCGGCGGGTGGCCACGCCCGCCTGA
- a CDS encoding bifunctional diguanylate cyclase/phosphodiesterase, with translation MVTGSLVGLLCAVAVVAVGMAAPAAAPLTASFVVAVTGLVGAAVVLARRGPVRGRSARRWFAASAAAWCGGELVSAFVVVLATGPPPRPNLGDAISICAGPLALVGVLRLPRPAGRVGALRTLGVDAVVLALGAAVAVWMGFFPSGAGEAPGLVVFCVLVVVLYLVIGSLIAQVAMVGRDLGVAVLLVGLAALAVGDLAVTRELLAGAALWSWPLAATQCLAWPVILGGVDAIARRRPLTARSGRTDEGESSATVMTTAAVYVAWLGALAALPRNGGGTVAVVLGLLAVGSAGLREVLRLRARLRAVRRLAEEARHDALTGLGNARALTGRLAGLLDDGSPASVVLLDVDDFAALDERLGRTASDELLVRLAATLAARFGDDRTHRLGADDLALLCPTGPTEAEAVAEEARALLVAAAGPALRLTARAGVAGVDALPAATAAVAPTTAAQLLAEATTAVTAAGRAGGDRTALFRGEVAERVRRRALVEHRLRQAVTADALSVELQPLVHLADGRLKGFEVLSRWTDEVLGRVGPDEFVPVAEAAGLVPAVGRAALRRGLAALVAAGGPARGLTLSVNASPLELRDPGYPDVVLAELAAAGVAPGLLVVEVTEGLLVTEDDPALDVLRALRDGGCRVALDDVGAGYASMTYLARLPVDVVKVDRSLVAGVGTPRTGRVLEALVQLSCSLGLVVLVEGVEEEHQVAPLLATGATLGQGWLWSRALPVDELPALVAADAAAHPGPARAVGAVGAVGAV, from the coding sequence GTGGTCACCGGGTCCCTCGTGGGGCTCCTCTGCGCCGTCGCGGTCGTCGCCGTCGGCATGGCCGCCCCGGCGGCCGCACCCCTCACGGCCTCCTTCGTCGTCGCCGTCACCGGCCTCGTCGGCGCCGCCGTCGTCCTCGCCCGCCGCGGCCCCGTCCGCGGCCGCTCGGCCCGGCGCTGGTTCGCCGCCTCGGCCGCCGCCTGGTGCGGCGGCGAGCTCGTCAGCGCGTTCGTCGTCGTGCTCGCCACCGGGCCGCCGCCTCGGCCCAACCTCGGCGACGCCATCAGCATCTGCGCGGGGCCCCTCGCCCTCGTGGGCGTGCTCCGCCTGCCCCGTCCGGCGGGCCGGGTCGGCGCGCTCCGCACGCTCGGCGTCGACGCCGTCGTCCTCGCCCTCGGCGCCGCCGTGGCCGTCTGGATGGGCTTCTTCCCCTCCGGCGCCGGCGAGGCCCCCGGGCTCGTCGTCTTCTGCGTCCTCGTCGTCGTCCTCTACCTCGTCATCGGCTCCCTCATCGCGCAGGTCGCGATGGTCGGCCGCGACCTCGGCGTCGCCGTCCTCCTCGTCGGCCTCGCCGCCCTCGCGGTCGGCGACCTCGCCGTCACCCGCGAGCTGCTCGCCGGCGCGGCGCTGTGGTCCTGGCCGCTCGCCGCCACCCAGTGCCTCGCGTGGCCGGTGATCCTCGGCGGCGTCGACGCCATCGCCCGACGGCGTCCCCTCACCGCCCGCTCGGGGCGCACCGACGAGGGCGAGTCCTCCGCCACCGTCATGACGACGGCGGCCGTCTACGTCGCCTGGCTGGGCGCGCTCGCCGCGCTGCCCCGCAACGGCGGCGGGACCGTCGCCGTGGTCCTGGGCCTGCTCGCCGTCGGCTCCGCCGGCCTGCGCGAGGTGCTCCGGCTGCGCGCCCGGCTGCGGGCGGTGCGCCGCCTCGCCGAGGAGGCGCGCCACGACGCGCTCACCGGGCTCGGCAACGCCCGCGCGCTCACCGGCCGCCTCGCGGGCCTCCTCGACGATGGGTCGCCCGCCTCCGTGGTCCTCCTCGACGTCGACGACTTCGCCGCCCTCGACGAGCGCCTGGGGCGCACGGCGTCCGACGAGCTCCTCGTCCGCCTCGCCGCCACCCTGGCCGCCCGCTTCGGCGACGACCGGACGCACCGCCTCGGGGCGGACGACCTCGCCCTCCTCTGCCCGACCGGCCCCACCGAGGCCGAGGCGGTCGCGGAGGAGGCCCGTGCCCTCCTCGTCGCCGCGGCCGGGCCGGCGCTGCGGCTCACCGCCCGGGCCGGCGTCGCCGGCGTGGACGCCCTGCCCGCCGCCACCGCGGCCGTCGCGCCGACGACGGCCGCCCAGCTCCTCGCCGAGGCGACGACGGCCGTCACCGCGGCCGGCCGCGCCGGCGGCGACCGCACGGCCCTCTTCCGCGGCGAGGTCGCGGAGCGCGTGCGACGCCGCGCGCTCGTCGAGCACCGGCTGCGCCAGGCCGTCACCGCCGACGCGCTCTCCGTCGAGCTCCAGCCGCTCGTGCACCTCGCGGACGGCCGGCTCAAGGGCTTCGAGGTGCTCTCGCGCTGGACCGACGAGGTCCTCGGCCGCGTGGGCCCCGACGAGTTCGTGCCCGTCGCCGAGGCCGCCGGCCTCGTGCCCGCGGTCGGCCGGGCGGCGCTGCGCCGGGGGCTCGCGGCGCTCGTCGCGGCCGGCGGGCCCGCCCGCGGCCTGACGCTGTCGGTCAACGCCTCGCCGCTCGAGCTGCGCGACCCCGGCTACCCGGACGTCGTCCTCGCCGAGCTGGCGGCGGCCGGCGTGGCACCGGGCCTGCTCGTCGTCGAGGTCACCGAGGGCCTGCTCGTCACCGAGGACGACCCGGCGCTCGACGTGCTGCGCGCGCTGCGCGACGGCGGCTGCCGCGTGGCGCTCGACGACGTCGGCGCCGGCTACGCCTCGATGACCTACCTCGCCCGTCTCCCCGTCGACGTCGTCAAGGTCGACCGCTCCCTCGTCGCCGGCGTCGGGACGCCCCGCACCGGCCGCGTCCTCGAGGCCCTCGTCCAGCTCTCCTGCTCGCTCGGCCTCGTGGTCCTCGTCGAGGGCGTCGAGGAGGAGCACCAGGTGGCCCCGCTGCTCGCCACCGGCGCGACGCTGGGCCAGGGGTGGCTCTGGTCGCGCGCCCTGCCCGTGGACGAGCTGCCCGCGCTCGTCGCCGCGGACGCCGCGGCCCACCCCGGGCCCGCCCGCGCCGTCGGGGCCGTCGGGGCCGTCGGGGCCGTCTGA
- the uvrC gene encoding excinuclease ABC subunit UvrC: protein MADPSTYRPRPGEVPDSPGVYRFRDAAGRVVYVGKARSLRQRLASYFQDVAGLHPRTQTMVTTAASVEWTTVATEVEALQLEYAWIKEFDPRFNVKYRDDKSYPYLAVTMGEKYPRVQVLRGAKRPGTRYFGPYTHAWAIRETVDLLLRVFPIRSCSAGVLKRAAQVGRPCLLGYIGKCSAPCVGKISEEDHRALAEDLADFMAGSTQKFVRRLEDEMRAASADLDFERAARRRDDLGALRRALEKSAVVLPDATDADVFALAEDELQAAVQVFHVRGGRVRGQRGWVVEKVEDVTTADLVEHLLQQVYGEQGGEGGAPAPAEAVGGGGVRGDRAELAERAARARRSAPGAVPREVLVPVQPTDAEGVTTWLSGLRGAAVDVRVPQRGDKRALMETVAKNASQALALHKTRRGGDLTTRSLALAELQDALGLDEAPLRIECYDVSNLQGTEVVASMVVFEDGLPRKGEYRRFAVRGESVRAGDAQDDTAAMHEVMVRRFRRHLEAARGAADDGVAVTGRSGADVPADPDDPAGEDDAVGQPVDPRTGRPRRFAYPPQLVVVDGGPPQVAAAARALEELGVSDVALCGLAKRLEEVWLPGEEFPVVLPRQSEGLYLLQRVRDEAHRFAITYHRQRRSSSMTRSALDDVPGLGPARRQALLKRFGSLKRLRAATVDEVCEVPGVGPATARAVLDALAPAAATAGRTGEASTTDEGLRVNTATGELLDDE, encoded by the coding sequence GTGGCAGACCCGTCGACCTACCGCCCCCGGCCGGGGGAGGTGCCCGACTCCCCGGGCGTCTACCGGTTCCGCGACGCCGCCGGCCGGGTCGTCTACGTCGGCAAGGCGCGCAGCCTGCGGCAGCGGCTCGCCTCCTACTTCCAGGACGTCGCCGGGCTCCACCCGCGGACGCAGACGATGGTCACGACCGCGGCCTCCGTCGAGTGGACGACCGTGGCCACCGAGGTCGAGGCGCTGCAGCTCGAGTACGCCTGGATCAAGGAGTTCGACCCGCGGTTCAACGTCAAGTACCGCGACGACAAGTCCTACCCCTACCTCGCCGTGACGATGGGGGAGAAGTACCCCCGCGTCCAGGTCCTGCGCGGCGCCAAGCGCCCCGGCACCCGCTACTTCGGGCCGTACACGCACGCGTGGGCCATCCGCGAGACCGTCGACCTCCTCCTGCGGGTCTTCCCCATCCGGAGCTGCTCGGCCGGCGTCCTCAAGCGCGCCGCGCAGGTCGGGCGGCCGTGCCTGCTGGGCTACATCGGCAAGTGCTCGGCCCCCTGCGTCGGCAAGATCAGCGAGGAGGACCACCGCGCGCTCGCCGAGGACCTCGCCGACTTCATGGCGGGAAGCACCCAGAAGTTCGTCCGTCGCCTCGAGGACGAGATGAGGGCGGCGTCGGCCGACCTCGACTTCGAGCGGGCGGCCCGCCGCCGCGACGACCTCGGCGCGCTGCGCCGGGCGCTCGAGAAGAGCGCCGTCGTCCTCCCCGACGCCACCGACGCCGACGTCTTCGCCCTCGCCGAGGACGAGCTGCAGGCCGCGGTGCAGGTCTTCCACGTCCGCGGCGGGCGCGTGCGCGGCCAGCGGGGCTGGGTCGTCGAGAAGGTCGAGGACGTCACGACGGCGGACCTCGTCGAGCACCTCCTGCAGCAGGTGTACGGCGAGCAGGGCGGCGAGGGCGGGGCGCCCGCCCCCGCCGAGGCGGTCGGCGGCGGCGGCGTGCGCGGCGACCGGGCCGAGCTCGCCGAGCGGGCCGCCCGGGCCCGGCGCTCGGCGCCCGGGGCGGTGCCGCGTGAGGTGCTCGTCCCCGTGCAGCCCACCGACGCCGAGGGCGTGACGACCTGGCTGTCCGGCCTGCGCGGCGCGGCCGTCGACGTCCGCGTGCCCCAGCGGGGCGACAAGCGCGCCCTCATGGAGACGGTGGCCAAGAACGCCTCGCAGGCGCTCGCGCTGCACAAGACGCGCCGGGGCGGCGACCTCACGACCCGCAGCCTCGCGCTCGCCGAGCTGCAGGACGCCCTCGGCCTCGACGAGGCCCCGCTGAGGATCGAGTGCTACGACGTCTCCAACCTCCAGGGCACGGAGGTCGTCGCGTCGATGGTCGTCTTCGAGGACGGCCTGCCGCGCAAGGGCGAGTACCGGCGCTTCGCCGTGCGCGGCGAGTCGGTGCGGGCCGGCGACGCGCAGGACGACACCGCCGCGATGCACGAGGTGATGGTGCGGCGGTTCCGTCGGCACCTGGAGGCGGCGCGGGGAGCGGCGGACGACGGCGTCGCCGTCACCGGCCGTTCCGGCGCCGACGTGCCCGCGGACCCCGACGACCCCGCGGGCGAGGACGACGCCGTCGGGCAGCCCGTCGACCCCCGCACCGGCCGGCCGCGCCGCTTCGCCTACCCGCCCCAGCTCGTCGTCGTCGACGGCGGTCCGCCGCAGGTCGCCGCGGCCGCGCGGGCGCTGGAGGAGCTGGGCGTCTCGGACGTCGCGCTGTGCGGCCTCGCCAAGCGCCTCGAGGAGGTGTGGTTGCCGGGGGAGGAGTTCCCCGTCGTCCTGCCGCGGCAGAGCGAGGGGCTCTACCTCCTCCAGCGCGTCCGCGACGAGGCCCACCGCTTCGCCATCACCTACCACCGGCAGCGCCGGAGCTCGTCGATGACCCGGAGCGCGCTCGACGACGTCCCCGGGCTCGGCCCGGCCCGCCGGCAGGCCCTGCTCAAGCGCTTCGGCTCGCTCAAGCGGCTGCGGGCGGCGACCGTCGACGAGGTGTGCGAGGTCCCGGGCGTCGGCCCGGCGACGGCGCGGGCCGTGCTCGACGCCCTCGCCCCGGCCGCGGCCACCGCCGGGCGGACGGGCGAGGCGTCGACGACCGACGAGGGCCTGCGGGTCAACACCGCGACGGGCGAGCTGCTCGACGACGAGTGA
- the rapZ gene encoding RNase adapter RapZ produces MLVITGMSGAGRSTVADRLEDVGWYVVDNLPPQMLSALAGVASRARRALPRVAVVLDVRGQEFFPEVQTALGELREQGVVVRVLFLDASDEALVRRFESVRRPHPLQADGRILDGIRRERELVAALRGGADLLVDTSDLNVHQLGARVTDSFGEEGRPRLRLTVMSFGFKYGIPVDADHVVDVRFLPNPYWDPALRGHTGQEPVVRDFVLQQDGALEWLDRYAAALEPVVAGYRREHRGFATVAVGCTGGKHRSVALSEQLARRLRGDDVAARVVHRDLGRE; encoded by the coding sequence GTGCTCGTCATCACCGGCATGTCCGGCGCCGGCCGGTCCACCGTGGCGGACCGGCTCGAGGACGTCGGCTGGTACGTCGTCGACAACCTCCCGCCGCAGATGCTCTCCGCGCTGGCCGGGGTCGCCTCGCGGGCGCGGCGGGCGCTCCCGCGCGTCGCCGTCGTCCTCGACGTGCGCGGCCAGGAGTTCTTCCCCGAGGTCCAGACCGCCCTCGGCGAGCTGCGCGAGCAGGGCGTCGTCGTCCGGGTGCTCTTCCTCGACGCGAGCGACGAGGCCCTCGTCCGCCGTTTCGAGTCGGTCCGCCGCCCCCACCCGCTGCAGGCGGACGGCCGCATCCTCGACGGCATCCGGCGGGAGCGGGAGCTCGTCGCGGCGCTGCGCGGCGGCGCCGACCTCCTCGTCGACACGAGCGACCTCAACGTCCACCAGCTCGGCGCCCGCGTCACCGACTCCTTCGGCGAGGAGGGCCGGCCGCGGCTGCGCCTCACGGTCATGTCCTTCGGCTTCAAGTACGGCATCCCCGTCGACGCCGACCACGTCGTCGACGTCCGCTTCCTGCCCAACCCGTACTGGGACCCGGCGCTGCGGGGGCACACCGGCCAGGAGCCGGTCGTCCGCGACTTCGTCCTCCAGCAGGACGGCGCGCTCGAGTGGCTCGACCGTTACGCCGCCGCCCTCGAGCCGGTCGTCGCCGGGTACCGCCGCGAGCACCGCGGCTTCGCCACCGTCGCCGTCGGGTGCACCGGCGGCAAGCACCGCTCCGTCGCGCTGAGCGAGCAGCTGGCGCGCCGGCTGCGGGGCGACGACGTGGCCGCCCGCGTCGTCCACCGCGACCTGGGGCGCGAGTGA
- a CDS encoding uridine diphosphate-N-acetylglucosamine-binding protein YvcK: MPVPTGAAAVPPPPSVVALGGGHGLSASLQALRHLTDRLTAVVTVADDGGSSGRLREELGVLPPGDLRMALAALCDDADWGRTWRDVVQHRFGSDGDLRGHAVGNLLIVALWELLDDVVGGLDWVAHLLGARGRVLPMSLVPLVVEGDVTPPGGGPAHVVRGQVALATADGRIDEVRLDPAEPPACPEAVEAVLEADWVVMGPGSWFTSVMPHLRVPALARALVETRARRCVVLNLTSSQAETAGLSAAEHLHALARHAPDLRVDAVVADPRVMGDGSALTTTCDDLGAQLVLRRVARSRRSAEHDPLRLAAAFRDAFEGRDEGAAVATPRA; the protein is encoded by the coding sequence CTGCCCGTCCCCACGGGCGCGGCCGCCGTGCCCCCGCCCCCGTCGGTCGTGGCGCTCGGCGGCGGCCACGGCCTGTCGGCGTCCCTGCAGGCGCTGCGGCACCTCACCGACCGCCTCACCGCCGTCGTCACCGTCGCCGACGACGGCGGCTCGAGCGGGCGCCTGCGCGAGGAGCTCGGCGTGCTGCCGCCCGGCGACCTGCGGATGGCCCTCGCCGCGCTCTGCGACGACGCCGACTGGGGCCGCACGTGGCGCGACGTCGTCCAGCACCGCTTCGGCAGCGACGGCGACCTGCGCGGCCACGCCGTCGGCAACCTCCTCATCGTCGCGCTGTGGGAGCTGCTCGACGACGTCGTCGGCGGCCTCGACTGGGTGGCGCACCTGCTGGGGGCGCGCGGCCGCGTGCTGCCCATGTCCCTCGTGCCCCTCGTCGTCGAGGGCGACGTCACCCCGCCCGGCGGGGGACCCGCGCACGTGGTCCGCGGGCAGGTCGCGCTGGCGACGGCGGACGGCCGGATCGACGAGGTCCGCCTCGACCCGGCGGAGCCCCCGGCGTGCCCGGAGGCGGTGGAGGCCGTGCTCGAGGCCGACTGGGTCGTCATGGGGCCGGGCTCGTGGTTCACGAGCGTCATGCCGCACCTGCGGGTGCCGGCGCTGGCCCGCGCCCTCGTCGAGACCCGGGCCCGGCGCTGCGTCGTCCTCAACCTGACGTCCTCGCAGGCGGAGACGGCCGGGCTGTCGGCCGCCGAGCACCTCCACGCCCTCGCCCGGCACGCCCCGGACCTCCGCGTCGACGCCGTCGTGGCCGACCCCCGCGTCATGGGGGACGGGTCGGCGCTGACGACCACCTGCGACGACCTGGGCGCCCAGCTCGTCCTGCGGCGGGTGGCGCGCTCGCGACGCTCGGCCGAGCACGACCCCCTGCGCCTGGCGGCCGCCTTCCGCGACGCGTTCGAGGGGCGCGACGAGGGGGCGGCGGTCGCCACCCCGCGGGCCTGA
- the whiA gene encoding DNA-binding protein WhiA: MALTAQVKDELSRLPVTRTCDRRAETSAVLRFAGGLHIVSGHVVVEAELDTGAAARRLRKDVTEVFGAACDVVVLQPSGLRRGTRYVVRVVKDGESLARQTGLLDGRGRPVRGLPPQVVGGGACCAEAAWRGAFLAHGSLTEPGRSSAMEITCPGPEAALALVGSARRLGVAAKAREVRGVDRVVVRDGDAIGALLTRLGAHDAVMVWEERRMRREVRATANRLANFDDANLRRSARAAVAAGARVERALEILGDDVPDHLLVAGRLRVEHRQASLEELGAMAEPVMTKDAVAGRIRRLLAMADRRAVELGVPGTEANLTPDMLDA, from the coding sequence ATGGCCCTGACGGCGCAGGTGAAGGACGAGCTCAGCCGCCTCCCGGTCACGAGGACGTGCGACCGCCGCGCCGAGACGTCCGCCGTGCTCCGGTTCGCGGGCGGGCTCCACATCGTCTCGGGGCACGTCGTCGTCGAGGCGGAGCTGGACACCGGCGCCGCCGCCCGGCGGCTGCGCAAGGACGTCACCGAGGTCTTCGGCGCGGCCTGCGACGTCGTGGTCCTCCAGCCGAGCGGCCTGCGCCGCGGCACCCGCTACGTGGTCCGCGTCGTCAAGGACGGCGAGTCGCTCGCCCGCCAGACCGGCCTCCTCGACGGCCGCGGCCGCCCCGTGCGCGGGCTGCCGCCGCAGGTCGTCGGGGGCGGCGCGTGCTGCGCCGAGGCAGCCTGGCGCGGGGCCTTCCTCGCCCACGGCTCGCTCACCGAGCCCGGCCGCAGCTCCGCCATGGAGATCACCTGCCCGGGCCCGGAGGCCGCGCTCGCCCTCGTCGGCAGCGCCCGCCGCCTCGGCGTCGCCGCCAAGGCGCGCGAGGTCCGCGGGGTGGACCGGGTCGTCGTCCGCGACGGCGACGCCATCGGCGCCCTCCTCACCCGGCTCGGCGCGCACGACGCCGTCATGGTCTGGGAGGAGCGCCGCATGCGGCGCGAGGTGCGGGCCACGGCCAACCGCCTCGCCAACTTCGACGACGCCAACCTGCGCCGCTCCGCCCGCGCGGCCGTGGCGGCCGGCGCGCGCGTCGAGCGGGCGCTGGAGATCCTCGGCGACGACGTCCCGGACCACCTCCTCGTCGCCGGGCGGCTGCGGGTCGAGCACCGCCAGGCCTCGCTCGAGGAGCTGGGCGCCATGGCCGAGCCGGTCATGACGAAGGACGCGGTCGCCGGCCGGATCCGTCGGCTGCTCGCCATGGCCGACCGCCGCGCGGTCGAGCTCGGCGTCCCCGGCACGGAGGCCAACCTCACGCCGGACATGCTCGACGCCTGA